A part of Motilibacter aurantiacus genomic DNA contains:
- the aroF gene encoding 3-deoxy-7-phosphoheptulonate synthase, translating to MVVVMAPEAAEEHIQAVVDRVESAGGRAFVSRGVSRTIIGLVGDVTLFGGFELDAMPGVSDVVRVSTPYKLVSREHHPAMTTVEVGGVPIGPGTFTLVAGPCAVETPEQTLGAAQMAKAAGATLLRGGAYKPRTSPYAFQGLGERGLKILAEVREETGLPVVTEVVDAHDVELVASYADMLQIGTRNAANFGLLQAVGAAGKPVLLKRGMSATIEEWLMAAEYIAQRGNLDIVLCERGIRTFETATRNTLDISAVPVVNALSHLPVMIDPSHSGGRRDLVLPLSRAAIAVGADGILVDVHPHPETALCDGPQALVDSDLRALAAVVRQLPPLLGRAPAPAAPVAVG from the coding sequence ATGGTCGTCGTCATGGCCCCCGAGGCCGCCGAGGAGCACATCCAGGCGGTCGTCGACCGCGTCGAGTCCGCGGGCGGGCGCGCGTTCGTGAGCCGCGGCGTCAGCCGCACGATCATCGGCCTCGTCGGCGACGTCACGCTCTTCGGCGGGTTCGAGCTCGACGCCATGCCCGGGGTCAGCGACGTCGTCCGGGTCAGCACGCCGTACAAGCTGGTCAGCCGCGAGCACCACCCGGCGATGACGACGGTCGAGGTCGGCGGGGTGCCGATCGGGCCCGGGACGTTCACGCTCGTCGCCGGCCCGTGCGCGGTCGAGACGCCCGAGCAGACGCTGGGCGCGGCGCAGATGGCCAAGGCAGCAGGGGCGACGCTGCTGCGCGGCGGGGCGTACAAGCCGCGCACGTCGCCGTACGCGTTCCAGGGGCTGGGCGAGCGCGGGCTGAAGATCCTGGCCGAGGTGCGCGAGGAGACCGGGCTGCCGGTGGTGACCGAGGTGGTCGACGCCCACGACGTGGAGCTCGTGGCGTCCTACGCGGACATGCTGCAGATCGGCACCCGCAACGCGGCGAACTTCGGCCTCCTGCAGGCGGTCGGAGCGGCCGGCAAGCCGGTGCTCCTCAAGCGCGGGATGTCCGCGACGATCGAGGAGTGGCTGATGGCCGCCGAGTACATCGCCCAGCGCGGCAACCTCGACATCGTGCTGTGCGAGCGCGGCATCCGCACCTTCGAGACCGCGACCCGCAACACCCTGGACATCAGCGCGGTGCCGGTCGTCAACGCGCTCTCGCATCTGCCGGTCATGATCGACCCCTCGCACTCGGGCGGGCGGCGAGACCTGGTCCTGCCGCTCTCGCGCGCCGCGATCGCGGTCGGCGCCGACGGGATCCTCGTCGACGTGCACCCGCATCCGGAGACGGCGCTGTGCGACGGGCCGCAGGCGCTGGTCGACTCGGACCTGCGCGCGCTCGCCGCGGTCGTACGCCAGCTGCCGCCGCTGCTCGGGCGCGCTCCGGCTCCGGCGGCCCCGGTGGCGGTGGGGTGA
- a CDS encoding GDSL-type esterase/lipase family protein — MRRQMLSLTAALAAAASLALPTAAADAAPSPAVADVPVVVPASSPDVLHLGRWDRSAAASTTVSSGSRMILRFTGAHIALLLDQSGITLPPQVYAAIDGAPPVLVSANSNRIDLTPAALPAGAHELVLAVKDVDEGGNRWNPPLRSALRVTGFEIDPGATSTPSPAPTGPRIEFLGDSITQGVRALNTQPGVTGSDATKGFAWLTGNAFGGNFRQVGFGAQGLTRPGNGNVPVVSASLTSNYRGSPIDPTYVPDAVVINQGANDALANTNPTTFRTAYEAYLRQVRALWPNAWIFAMRPFGGHMAASVAAAVPAVGDPRIVYVDTTGWVPRLQTTDDLHPSVVGHQNAARRLVKVIERRTGWQAADIDRARAGLLALGGPRGFEGSGAVTWQAGQNVSAAAPGTPAYEGSTALQVTSAAAPLGEWRTIDLTARAHLSTKAQEIFAFVRPVPARALDVRLRVVRGGRVYESAVSALPNLAAFIPWNRVAVAVLGQGRVTDVSVSVRAAGGTSTTPGLVSFVVDDLGWTDTATALTSIPVPG, encoded by the coding sequence GTGAGACGGCAGATGCTCTCGTTGACAGCGGCCCTGGCTGCCGCGGCCTCCCTCGCCCTGCCGACAGCGGCCGCGGACGCGGCGCCGTCGCCGGCGGTGGCCGACGTACCGGTCGTCGTCCCTGCGAGCAGCCCGGACGTGCTCCACCTCGGACGCTGGGACCGCTCCGCGGCAGCGTCGACCACGGTGAGCTCCGGCTCACGCATGATCCTCCGATTCACCGGAGCGCACATCGCCCTGTTGCTCGACCAGAGCGGCATCACGCTTCCGCCGCAGGTGTACGCCGCGATCGACGGGGCGCCCCCCGTCCTCGTCAGCGCCAACAGCAACCGCATCGACCTCACCCCCGCGGCGCTGCCCGCAGGCGCACACGAGCTGGTGCTAGCCGTCAAGGACGTCGACGAGGGCGGCAACCGCTGGAACCCGCCACTGCGCTCGGCCTTGAGGGTCACCGGCTTCGAGATCGACCCCGGCGCGACCTCGACGCCGTCGCCGGCGCCCACGGGACCGCGCATCGAGTTCCTCGGGGACTCGATCACGCAGGGCGTGCGCGCGCTGAACACGCAGCCAGGCGTCACAGGGTCCGACGCGACCAAGGGCTTCGCCTGGCTGACCGGCAACGCCTTCGGGGGCAATTTCCGCCAGGTCGGCTTCGGCGCCCAGGGCCTCACCCGGCCGGGCAACGGAAACGTCCCCGTCGTGTCAGCGAGCCTGACGTCCAACTACCGCGGGTCGCCGATCGACCCGACGTACGTCCCGGACGCCGTCGTCATCAACCAGGGCGCCAACGACGCGCTCGCCAACACCAACCCCACCACGTTCCGCACCGCGTACGAGGCCTACCTCCGGCAGGTCCGGGCGCTCTGGCCGAACGCATGGATCTTCGCCATGCGCCCGTTCGGTGGCCACATGGCGGCGTCCGTCGCGGCGGCGGTCCCCGCCGTCGGGGACCCGCGCATCGTCTACGTGGACACCACCGGGTGGGTCCCCCGCCTGCAGACGACCGACGACCTCCACCCCAGCGTCGTGGGGCACCAGAACGCGGCGCGCCGGCTCGTCAAGGTCATCGAGCGTCGCACCGGCTGGCAGGCCGCGGACATCGACCGCGCCAGGGCCGGGCTGCTCGCGCTCGGCGGGCCGCGCGGGTTCGAGGGCTCAGGCGCGGTGACATGGCAGGCGGGGCAGAACGTGAGCGCTGCCGCGCCGGGCACCCCGGCGTACGAGGGCTCGACCGCGCTGCAGGTGACGTCCGCGGCCGCGCCCCTCGGCGAGTGGCGGACCATCGACCTGACCGCCCGGGCCCACCTGTCCACCAAGGCCCAGGAGATCTTCGCCTTCGTCCGCCCGGTCCCGGCCCGGGCCCTCGACGTGCGGCTGCGCGTCGTGCGGGGCGGCCGGGTCTACGAGAGCGCCGTCTCGGCGCTGCCGAACCTCGCCGCCTTCATCCCGTGGAACCGGGTCGCGGTCGCGGTGCTGGGCCAGGGCCGGGTCACGGACGTCTCCGTGAGCGTTCGCGCGGCCGGGGGCACCAGCACCACGCCCGGACTGGTGTCCTTCGTGGTCGACGACCTCGGGTGGACCGACACGGCGACGGCGCTGACGTCGATCCCCGTGCCGGGCTGA
- a CDS encoding pyridoxamine 5'-phosphate oxidase family protein, whose protein sequence is MANEDGVKKVAELIKDIKTCMLTTLDDDGHLVSRPMAVQQVEFDGDLWFASDEDSRKVGQIRHGHAVNVAFSSGSSWVSVAGNAEIVRDVAKAKELWNAGLEAWFPDGPETPGLVLVKIHADSAEYWDTPGGKVMTLLSFAKAKVKGERIEGAENEVVEL, encoded by the coding sequence ATGGCCAACGAGGACGGCGTCAAGAAGGTCGCCGAGCTCATCAAGGACATCAAGACCTGCATGCTGACGACGCTCGACGACGACGGCCATCTGGTCAGCCGCCCGATGGCGGTGCAGCAGGTCGAGTTCGACGGCGACCTGTGGTTCGCCTCGGACGAGGACTCGCGCAAGGTGGGCCAGATCCGGCACGGGCACGCGGTGAACGTCGCGTTCTCCTCCGGCAGCTCCTGGGTCTCCGTTGCCGGCAACGCCGAGATCGTGCGCGACGTCGCCAAGGCCAAGGAGCTGTGGAACGCCGGGCTCGAGGCGTGGTTCCCGGACGGCCCCGAGACCCCCGGGCTCGTCCTGGTGAAGATCCACGCGGACAGCGCGGAGTACTGGGACACCCCGGGCGGCAAGGTGATGACGCTGCTCAGCTTCGCCAAGGCGAAGGTCAAGGGGGAGCGGATCGAGGGCGCGGAGAACGAGGTCGTCGAGCTCTGA
- a CDS encoding cryptochrome/photolyase family protein — MTRRWLFADQLGPHFLDDPAQPVLLVESRAVLARHRFHRQKAHLVLSALRHRARELGDQAVFVQARTYAEARSHVAEPLSVCAPTSRGALDLVRRLPDVQVLPERGFASSRADFERWATDRRRLVMEDFYRDARRRLGLLLEPDGGPVGGHWNYDTENREPPPRAPRGTDAPAVLDVPEPWWPEEDDIDGEVRADLDRWEASGEVTFVGRDGPRRFAVTHTEARYALHTFLRKRLPAFGPVEDAMLHADWTMAHSLLSPSMNLGLLDPLECARAAEAEFRNGRAPLASVEGYVRQLIGWRDYMFHVYWHFGPDYGKHNYMAARRKLPRWFADLDADAVEAACLSDVLAGVRDRAWVHHIPRLMVLGNYALQRGWSPQELRDWFHYSFLDGYEWVMAANVIGMSQHADGGLMATKPYAAGGAYIDRMSDYCGGCRYDPKHRRGDDACPYTAGYWAFLARNRERLEGNRRMVQPLRGLGRLADLDEVVEQEKARASKAP; from the coding sequence GTGACGCGACGGTGGCTGTTCGCGGACCAGCTCGGGCCGCACTTCCTCGATGACCCCGCCCAGCCGGTGCTCCTCGTGGAGTCGCGTGCCGTCCTGGCACGCCACCGGTTCCACCGGCAGAAGGCGCACCTCGTGCTCTCGGCGCTCCGCCACCGGGCGCGAGAGCTCGGCGACCAGGCGGTCTTCGTGCAGGCGCGGACCTACGCCGAGGCGCGCTCGCACGTGGCCGAGCCGCTGTCCGTGTGCGCCCCGACCTCACGCGGCGCCCTCGACCTGGTACGCCGGCTGCCCGACGTGCAGGTGCTGCCCGAGCGGGGGTTCGCCAGCTCGCGCGCCGACTTCGAGCGGTGGGCGACCGACCGCCGGCGGCTCGTGATGGAGGACTTCTACCGCGACGCCCGGCGCCGCCTCGGGCTGCTGCTCGAGCCCGACGGCGGCCCGGTGGGCGGGCACTGGAACTACGACACCGAGAACCGCGAGCCTCCTCCGCGGGCACCGCGTGGCACCGACGCGCCGGCGGTGCTGGACGTACCCGAGCCGTGGTGGCCGGAGGAGGACGACATCGACGGGGAGGTGCGGGCCGACCTCGACCGGTGGGAAGCGTCGGGCGAAGTCACCTTCGTGGGACGGGACGGCCCCCGGCGCTTCGCGGTCACGCACACCGAGGCCCGGTACGCGCTCCACACGTTCTTGCGGAAGCGACTGCCGGCGTTCGGCCCCGTCGAGGACGCGATGCTGCACGCCGACTGGACGATGGCGCACTCGCTGCTCTCCCCCAGCATGAACCTCGGCCTGCTCGACCCGTTGGAGTGCGCCCGGGCGGCCGAAGCGGAGTTCCGGAACGGCCGGGCTCCGCTGGCGAGCGTGGAGGGCTACGTCCGCCAGCTCATCGGCTGGCGGGACTACATGTTCCACGTCTACTGGCACTTCGGCCCGGACTACGGCAAGCACAACTACATGGCGGCACGGCGGAAGCTCCCCCGCTGGTTCGCAGACCTCGACGCGGACGCCGTCGAGGCCGCGTGCCTGTCCGACGTGCTAGCCGGCGTGCGCGATCGCGCCTGGGTGCACCACATCCCGCGGCTCATGGTGCTCGGCAACTACGCGCTGCAGCGCGGCTGGAGCCCCCAGGAGCTGCGCGACTGGTTCCACTACTCGTTCCTCGACGGCTACGAGTGGGTCATGGCGGCGAACGTGATCGGCATGTCGCAGCACGCGGACGGCGGGCTCATGGCCACCAAGCCGTACGCGGCCGGCGGGGCGTACATCGACCGCATGAGCGACTACTGCGGCGGCTGCCGGTACGACCCCAAGCACCGGCGCGGCGACGACGCCTGCCCCTACACCGCGGGCTACTGGGCGTTCCTCGCGCGCAACCGCGAGCGGCTCGAGGGGAACCGGCGCATGGTGCAGCCGTTGCGCGGGCTGGGCAGGCTGGCGGACCTGGACGAGGTGGTGGAGCAGGAGAAGGCGCGGGCGTCGAAGGCCCCGTGA
- a CDS encoding YybH family protein yields the protein MAALTERCSEAADAYIRGDVWRYLSLSDHPSDYTLMPPYGGPTSVGLEYTEEAAQETSRLFASGEATPVVVETYVSGDLVVLAGVERQHAEVGGLPDQDWSLRLTIEFRRRGFRWQIVLRHADPLVRAISIEHCAGLARGSDG from the coding sequence GTGGCGGCGCTGACGGAACGATGCAGCGAGGCAGCCGACGCCTACATACGGGGCGACGTCTGGCGCTACCTCTCGCTCTCCGACCACCCGTCGGACTACACGCTGATGCCACCGTACGGCGGCCCGACCTCTGTGGGCCTCGAGTACACCGAGGAGGCGGCGCAGGAGACCAGCCGCCTCTTCGCGTCCGGGGAGGCGACGCCGGTGGTGGTGGAGACGTACGTCTCGGGAGACCTCGTCGTGCTCGCGGGCGTCGAGCGCCAACACGCCGAGGTGGGCGGCCTGCCGGACCAGGACTGGTCGCTGCGGCTCACCATCGAGTTCCGGCGTCGCGGCTTCCGGTGGCAGATCGTCCTCCGGCACGCCGACCCGTTGGTGCGGGCCATCTCCATCGAGCACTGCGCCGGGCTGGCGCGCGGCTCGGACGGCTAG
- a CDS encoding threonine aldolase family protein, producing MREAIAAAEVGDDVYGEDPTVRALEERVAGLLGHEAALFTATGSLANLLGVALLVQPGQELLCDVQAHVVRAELGAHAAVHGVTTRTWPSDRGLLDADAVLGLVAPKAGPYFVHTAAIAVENTHNFGGGTVQPLAELQKLRAGAEAAGVSVHLDGARLWNAHVSSGTSLQEYGACADTVMVALSKGLGAPVGSLLVASAERVALARQQRKRLGGGMRQAGILAAAGLHALDHHVERLADDHAHARRLADVLGVDPATVDTNIVVADVPDAPALAAAAAEDGVLVSTLGPRTLRAVTHLDVDSTGVERAVDVLGRALKG from the coding sequence ATGCGGGAGGCGATCGCCGCAGCGGAGGTCGGCGACGACGTGTACGGCGAGGACCCCACCGTCCGCGCGCTCGAGGAGCGGGTGGCGGGGCTGCTCGGCCACGAGGCGGCGCTCTTCACGGCGACCGGCTCGCTGGCCAACCTGCTCGGCGTCGCGCTGCTCGTCCAGCCGGGGCAGGAGCTGCTCTGCGACGTGCAGGCCCACGTCGTGCGGGCCGAGCTCGGCGCGCACGCCGCCGTCCACGGCGTCACCACGCGCACCTGGCCGTCGGACCGCGGCCTGCTCGACGCCGACGCGGTGCTCGGGCTCGTCGCGCCCAAGGCCGGGCCGTACTTCGTGCACACCGCCGCGATCGCGGTGGAGAACACACACAACTTCGGTGGTGGGACGGTGCAGCCGCTCGCCGAGCTGCAGAAGCTGCGCGCCGGTGCGGAGGCTGCCGGTGTCTCCGTCCACCTGGACGGCGCGCGGCTCTGGAACGCGCACGTGTCTTCCGGAACCTCGCTTCAGGAGTACGGCGCCTGTGCCGATACCGTGATGGTGGCCCTGTCCAAGGGGCTGGGCGCGCCGGTCGGCTCGCTGCTCGTCGCGTCGGCGGAGCGGGTCGCGCTCGCCCGGCAGCAGCGCAAGCGGCTCGGCGGCGGCATGCGGCAGGCGGGGATCCTCGCGGCGGCCGGGCTCCATGCGCTGGACCACCACGTCGAGCGGCTGGCCGACGACCACGCGCACGCCCGTCGGCTGGCCGACGTGCTCGGGGTGGACCCGGCAACGGTGGACACGAACATCGTCGTGGCGGACGTACCCGATGCCCCTGCGCTCGCCGCGGCCGCCGCCGAGGACGGCGTGCTCGTCAGCACGCTCGGCCCGCGCACGCTCCGGGCCGTGACGCACCTGGACGTCGACTCCACGGGCGTCGAGCGGGCGGTCGACGTGCTGGGGCGCGCGCTGAAGGGCTGA
- a CDS encoding class II 3-deoxy-7-phosphoheptulonate synthase, with protein sequence MSADQSSGTASLPAAQQPEWPDREALAEVERQLAGQPPLVFAAECDALKERVAAAARGEAFWLQGGDCAETFAGATADAIRGKLKTLLQMAVVLTYGASVPVVKVGRIAGQFAKPRSSGMETRDGVSLPSYRGDAVNDIAFTPEARIPDPRRLLQVYNTSAATLNLLRAHTQGGFADLRQVHEWNKGFLRSGGATARYESMARDIDRAISFLHAVGAESETLHRVDLWTSHEQLLIEYERALTRIDSRTGTPYNTSAHFVWIGERTRQIDGAHVDLAARVRNPIGVKLGPTTSPDDALALMDKLDPDREPGRLTFITRMGAAKIRQALPPLVEKLSASGREVLWVCDPMHGNTIDLGGVKTRRFEDVMEEVRGFFEVHRSLGTVPGGVHVELTGDDVTECIGGAGGLSEPDLTFRYETACDPRLNHQQSLELAFQVAELLADR encoded by the coding sequence GTGAGCGCTGACCAGTCCTCCGGGACCGCGAGCCTTCCCGCCGCCCAGCAGCCCGAGTGGCCCGACCGGGAGGCCCTCGCCGAGGTCGAGCGCCAGCTCGCCGGACAGCCACCGCTGGTCTTCGCCGCCGAGTGCGACGCGCTCAAGGAGCGGGTGGCCGCCGCCGCCCGGGGCGAGGCGTTCTGGCTGCAGGGCGGTGACTGCGCCGAGACGTTCGCCGGCGCCACCGCCGACGCGATCCGCGGCAAGCTCAAGACGCTGCTGCAGATGGCGGTCGTGCTGACGTACGGCGCGAGCGTCCCGGTCGTCAAGGTGGGCCGCATCGCCGGCCAGTTCGCCAAGCCGCGCTCGTCGGGCATGGAGACCCGCGACGGGGTGAGCCTGCCGAGCTACCGCGGCGACGCTGTCAACGACATCGCCTTCACGCCCGAGGCCCGCATCCCGGACCCGCGCCGGCTCCTGCAGGTCTACAACACCTCGGCGGCGACGCTGAACCTGCTGCGTGCCCACACCCAGGGCGGCTTCGCCGACCTGCGCCAGGTCCACGAGTGGAACAAGGGCTTTCTGCGCAGCGGCGGCGCGACCGCTCGCTACGAGTCGATGGCCCGCGACATCGACCGGGCGATCTCGTTCCTGCACGCCGTCGGCGCGGAGTCGGAGACGCTGCACCGGGTCGACCTCTGGACGAGCCACGAGCAGCTGCTCATCGAGTACGAGCGCGCCCTCACCCGCATCGACTCGCGGACCGGGACGCCCTACAACACCTCGGCGCACTTCGTGTGGATCGGCGAGCGGACCCGGCAGATCGACGGCGCACACGTCGACCTCGCCGCGCGCGTGCGCAACCCCATCGGCGTCAAGCTCGGCCCGACGACCTCCCCGGACGACGCGCTGGCGCTGATGGACAAGCTCGACCCGGACCGCGAGCCGGGGCGGCTCACCTTCATTACCCGCATGGGCGCCGCGAAGATCCGTCAGGCGCTCCCCCCGCTGGTCGAGAAGCTCTCCGCGAGCGGGCGCGAGGTGCTCTGGGTCTGCGACCCGATGCACGGCAACACGATCGACCTCGGCGGCGTCAAGACTCGTCGCTTCGAGGACGTCATGGAGGAGGTCCGCGGCTTCTTCGAGGTGCACCGCTCGCTGGGCACCGTGCCGGGCGGCGTCCACGTGGAGCTCACCGGTGACGACGTGACCGAGTGCATCGGCGGCGCGGGCGGCCTCTCCGAGCCGGACCTGACGTTCCGCTACGAGACCGCGTGCGACCCGCGGCTGAACCACCAGCAGTCGCTGGAGCTCGCCTTCCAGGTCGCCGAGCTGCTGGCCGACCGGTGA
- a CDS encoding DUF1684 domain-containing protein: protein MSLTLLDWRRRTHAMYAAVRRSPDPQDAWLGWRAARDRLFRTHPDTPLLEPASHRELPFAPYDPALRFVAPVLPAEPAVHAVPVSEGTVDLTRIGRVELPVGPLDVWWLGGYAGGLFVPFADATNRDTTYGGGRYLLDTVKGADLGGGEGGLLLDFNFAYHPSCRYNPRWSCPLAPAGNRLDVPIVAGELL, encoded by the coding sequence GTGAGCCTGACCCTGCTCGACTGGCGGCGCCGGACGCACGCGATGTACGCCGCCGTCCGCCGCTCTCCCGACCCCCAGGACGCGTGGCTGGGCTGGCGGGCCGCCCGCGACCGGCTCTTCCGCACGCATCCGGACACCCCGCTGCTGGAGCCGGCGAGCCACCGTGAGCTGCCGTTCGCGCCGTACGACCCGGCGCTGCGCTTCGTGGCGCCGGTGCTGCCCGCCGAGCCGGCCGTGCACGCGGTGCCGGTCAGTGAGGGGACGGTCGACCTCACCCGCATCGGGCGGGTCGAGCTGCCGGTCGGCCCGCTCGACGTCTGGTGGCTGGGCGGCTACGCGGGCGGGCTGTTCGTCCCGTTCGCGGACGCGACCAACCGGGACACCACGTACGGCGGCGGGCGCTACCTGCTCGACACGGTCAAGGGCGCGGACCTCGGCGGCGGCGAGGGCGGGCTGCTCCTCGACTTCAACTTCGCCTACCACCCGTCGTGCCGCTACAACCCGCGCTGGAGCTGCCCGCTCGCGCCCGCCGGCAACCGGCTCGACGTGCCGATCGTGGCCGGCGAGCTGCTCTGA